Proteins encoded within one genomic window of Thermus thermamylovorans:
- a CDS encoding ABC transporter permease subunit, translating to MRLLWFLLLLLPFLLSPFPFYLTLLNFFAISALAALSLYVLTGLGGMTSFAQAAFMGTGAYATALLTVRLGLSPWVGLLAGLALSLLLALVL from the coding sequence GTTCCTTCTCCTCCTTTTGCCCTTTTTGCTCTCGCCCTTTCCCTTCTACCTGACCCTCCTCAACTTCTTCGCCATCTCCGCCCTGGCCGCCCTCTCCCTCTACGTCCTCACGGGGCTTGGGGGGATGACCAGCTTCGCCCAGGCGGCCTTTATGGGCACGGGGGCCTACGCCACCGCCCTGCTCACGGTGCGCCTGGGGCTTTCCCCCTGGGTGGGGCTTTTGGCGGGGCTAGCCCTCTCCCTCCTCCTGGCCCTGGTCCTGG